The following are from one region of the Mangifera indica cultivar Alphonso chromosome 14, CATAS_Mindica_2.1, whole genome shotgun sequence genome:
- the LOC123196991 gene encoding WAT1-related protein At5g07050-like, whose protein sequence is MEKCGPYVAMVLVQLAYGGSNILIKIALERGLNQFVLVVYRHIVAMFLLGPFAYMLERKQRPMLSFSVMVKIFVLASLGTTIHLNVYYAGLVYTSPTVASALSNVIPSLTFLMAFLLGMEKVKITAARGSAKMLGTIICIGGSLIFTFWKGDYQLKSFMHRPLINMYSSKHPVAVESWIKGSALILISYIAWSGWLILQAMVFKVYPARLSLNTLICFFASLQSACLALFFGRNPALWKLEWNVQLLTIIYCGVIISALVYYLQTWCISKKGPVFAAMFSPLLLVIVGIFSAVAFAERLHLGSLVGAFLIIVGLYCVLWGKMADSNVSRQEDD, encoded by the exons ATGGAAAAATGTGGACCTTACGTTGCCATGGTACTTGTACAATTAGCATATGGTGGATCAAACATCCTCATCAAAATTGCCCTTGAGAGGGGACTCAATCAGTTCGTCCTTGTGGTTTACCGTCATATAGTTGCCATGTTTTTGTTAGGCCCTTTTGCTTACATGTTGGAAAG GAAACAGCGCCCCATGCTTTCATTTTCAGTGATGGTGAAGATTTTTGTGCTTGCCTCACTTGGGACTACCATCCATCTTAATGTTTATTATGCTGGTTTAGTCTACACTTCTCCCACAGTTGCAAGTGCTTTGAGTAATGTTATCCCCAGTTTGACATTTCTCATGGCGTTTCTGCTTGG GATGGAAAAAGTGAAGATTACAGCTGCTAGAGGTAGTGCAAAGATGTTGGGTACGATTATTTGCATTGGCGGATCACTAATTTTTACCTTTTGGAAAGGAGACTACCAATTGAAAAGCTTTATGCACAGGCCCCTCATTAACATGTATTCCTCCAAACATCCTGTTGCCGTGGAAAGCTGGATCAAAGGTTCAGCCCTTATTCTAATCAGTTACATTGCTTGGAGTGGGTGGCTAATCCTCCAG GCTATGGTCTTCAAAGTCTACCCAGCTCGTCTATCACTCAACACTCTCATTTGCTTCTTCGCGTCACTGCAATCAGCCTGCCTTGCCTTGTTCTTTGGAAGAAATCCAGCCCTATGGAAGCTGGAGTGGAATGTACAACTCTTGACCATCATCTACTGT GGAGTTATAATCTCAGCGTTAGTATACTATCTACAAACATGGTGCATCAGCAAAAAGGGACCAGTTTTTGCAGCCATGTTCAGTCCATTACTTCTAGTTATTGTGGGAATATTCTCAGCAGTTGCTTTTGCAGAGAGACTTCACTTGGGCAG CTTGGTGGGAGCATTTCTCATAATTGTGGGACTTTACTGTGTACTATGGGGCAAAATGGCAGATAGTAATGTTTCTCGACAGGAGGATGATTGA
- the LOC123196990 gene encoding LOW QUALITY PROTEIN: probable cinnamyl alcohol dehydrogenase 1 (The sequence of the model RefSeq protein was modified relative to this genomic sequence to represent the inferred CDS: deleted 1 base in 1 codon) translates to MEQPQTVKDCLGWAARDPSGLLSPYSFARRTLGNDDISLTITHCGVCYADVIWSRNKLGDTKYPLVPGHEIVGIVKEVGSGVSRFKVGDHVGVGTYVNSCRDCENCNGGLEVHCVKGAVFTFNGIDADGTVTKGGYSSYIVVHERYCFRIPNNYPLASAAPLLCAGITVYTPMMRHNMNQPGKSLGVIGLGGLGHMAVKFGKAFGLKVTVFSTSAYKKEEALSLLGADTFVLSSDAEQMKAISKSLDFIVDTASGDHPFDQYLSLLKATGAYVLVGFPGEIKFSPASLIIGAKTFSGSATSATGGTKGTQEMLDFCAAHKIYPLIEIVPIQYVNEALERLIKKDVKYRFVIDIANSLK, encoded by the exons ATGGAGCAACCTCAAACTGTCAAGGATTGCCTTGGCTGGGCAGCAAGAGACCCCTCTGGACTTCTATCCCCATACAGCTTCGCTCGCAG gaCTCTCGGAAATGATGACATTTCACTAACCATCACCCACTGTGGAGTTTGTTATGCTGATGTTATTTGGTCCAGAAATAAACTTGGAGACACCAAATATCCTTTGGTCCCTGG GCATGAGATTGTTGGAATTGTGAAAGAGGTGGGTTCAGGTGTTAGCCGCTTCAAAGTCGGTGACCATGTTGGTGTGGGTACTTATGTCAATTCCTGCCGAGATTGCGAGAATTGCAACGGTGGCCTTGAAGTTCATTGTGTAAAAGGTGCAGTTTTCACTTTTAATGGCATTGATGCTGATGGTACCGTCACGAAAGGTGGATATTCTAGTTACATCGTTGTCCATGAGAG GTACTGCTTCAGGATACCCAACAACTATCCATTGGCATCAGCAGCACCTTTGCTGTGTGCTGGAATTACTGTTTACACTCCAATGATGCGCCATAACATGAATCAACCGGGAAAGTCCCTCGGAGTTATTGGCCTTGGTGGCCTTGGTCACATGGCAGTGAAGTTTGGGAAGGCTTTTGGACTGAAAGTAACAGTTTTCAGCACAAGTGCTTACAAGAAAGAAGAAGCCCTGAGTCTGCTTGGTGCAGACACATTTGTCCTCTCATCTGATGCAGAGCAGATGAAG GCCATCAGTAAATCACTTGACTTCATAGTTGATACAGCATCTGGTGATCACCCATTTGATCAATACTTGTCTCTTTTGAAGGCTACTGGTGCTTATGTTCTTGTGGGTTTCCCAGGTGAAATCAAATTCAGTCCTGCAAGCCTCATTATTG GTGCAAAAACCTTTTCTGGCAGTGCAACG AGTGCAACCGGTGGTACAAAGGGGACCCAAGAGATGTTGGACTTCTGTGCAGCGCATAAAATTTACCCACTGATAGAAATAGTTCCAATTCAATATGTGAATGAAGCTCTGGAGAGGTTGATAAAGAAGGATGTGAAGTATCGATTTGTGATTGATATTGCGAACTCCTTGAAATGA
- the LOC123196992 gene encoding glucuronoxylan 4-O-methyltransferase 1-like, which produces MPPKVPYCRPLLTPLIHSSSSPSPITHKYWLGAKSKKMNPAKNLIPLLVFILTALSLRLLKLAIFTAPSPPFSSSPPPQQSPSPPFSSSPMPKQNTCSSPACGNAPSHPVEISISPHKTSSVNATILTEKEFKLLSNLIKRRAPCNLLIFGLEPQYRKLSKINARGTTIFLEDDSNKISAIKSKSKKTEIYKVEYSIPAKDAYKLLKHARQNPACAPGSGPLQVSKCKLALKNLPQEVYKNKWDVVVVDGPSGDAPEAPGRMSTIYTSSIIARAGNATDVIVHDIDRTIEKWFSWEFLCDDNLVSAKGKLWNFRITDQSNSTRFCPAKESMIE; this is translated from the coding sequence ATGCCCCCGAAAGTACCTTATTGCCGTCCCCTTCTAACTCCTCTTATTCATTCTTCATCTTCACCTTCTCCTATCACCCACAAGTATTGGCTTGGAGCTAAGAGTAAGAAGATGAATCCTGCAAAGAATCTTATCCCCCTTCTTGTTTTCATCTTAACAGCCCTCTCCCTCAGACTTCTTAAACTTGCCATTTTTACTGCTCCTTCACCACCTTTCTCTTCTTCACCACCACCTCAACAATCTCCTTCACCACCTTTCTCTTCTTCGCCCATGCCTAAACAAAATACATGCTCCTCTCCAGCATGCGGTAATGCTCCATCACACCCAGTGGAAATCTCAATAAGTCCACATAAAACTTCGTCTGTTAATGCAACCATCCTCACAGAAAAAGAATTCAAACTTCTATCAAATCTCATTAAGCGTCGAGCACCCTGCAACCTACTTATTTTTGGGCTGGAACCCCAGTACCGAAAGCTCTCAAAAATCAATGCAAGAGGGACCACCATCTTTCTAGAGGATGACTCAAACAAGATAAGTGCAATCAAAAGTAAGAGCAAGAAAACTGAAATCTACAAGGTTGAATACTCGATACCTGCAAAAGATGCTTACAAGCTGCTTAAGCATGCAAGACAGAACCCAGCTTGTGCACCTGGATCAGGACCCCTTCAAGTGTCAAAATGTAAACTGGCATTGAAAAATTTACCACAagaagtttataaaaataaatgggATGTGGTGGTGGTGGATGGACCGAGTGGAGACGCACCAGAGGCACCTGGCAGAATGTCAACAATCTACACGTCTAGTATCATTGCTAGAGCTGGGAATGCAACAGATGTTATAGTACATGACATAGATCGAACAATTGAAAAATGGTTCTCCTGGGAGTTTCTGTGCGATGATAACTTGGTGTCTGCTAAAGGGAAATTGTGGAATTTTAGGATCACAGATCAATCAAATTCTACAAGGTTTTGTCCTGCCAAAGAAAGCATGATAGAATAA